In a single window of the Anolis carolinensis isolate JA03-04 unplaced genomic scaffold, rAnoCar3.1.pri scaffold_75, whole genome shotgun sequence genome:
- the LOC134295085 gene encoding potassium voltage-gated channel subfamily V member 2-like, which translates to MSGTRRRSVSLSSNLKIGDYRRCCLTPAEEELHIPFAQDKVVKPWCSMHNVSGMRHGGYAARRTRSGNMNLNIGGRRFQMSYAAAARHPTTRLGRLAAASQPSLRAALCDDYSVPENEFFFDRDPVVFLYVFHFYRSGVMWVMEELCPSNFAEEVAYWGLHMKYAQRCCRILFEEKQDELAEYLKIQRELEAELEPVEREEHFEGKFLGGLRKAIWNLIENPYSSIPAKVIAILSSFFVLISIVGMTLSTVEEMQHKASKRCMQQLETVCAVFFTVEYLMRLASTSTLRQFLRAAFSAIDLVAILPFYVQLLFESLGEGEGGPGGDYQEELHRMRSVGKLGKVLKLIKLMRIFRILKLARHSTGLRAFGFTLRQCYQQVCCLFLFIAMGVFTFSALMHSVEHDVPGTNFTSIPDAWWWAAVSLSTVGYGDTVPDTFLGRVVAFGCISFGIILNGMPISILYNKFSDYYAKLKSHEVQATGSLKAARELRLKERAWRKFTQACCAEYGGHEAPGTPAHTRRPEPPSPAHRPTPTPAPVARQPEPAPRAPRTPMGRRLDYPVPHPHHDYLDHHPAHLTLLSGHPTPPPPYVFPPPALQRHRSRKRAEHHEG; encoded by the exons ATGTCGGGGACGCGGCGGAGATCGGTGAGCCTGTCGTCGAACTTGAAGATCGGGGACTACCGCCGTTGTTGCTTGACGCCGGCGGAGGAAGAGCTGCACATCCCGTTTGCGCAGGACAAGGTGGTGAAGCCGTGGTGCTCGATGCACAACGTCTCCGGCATGCGGCACGGAGGTTACGCCGCCCGGCGCACCCGCAGCGGCAACATGAACCTCAACATCGGTGGCCGGCGGTTCCAGATGTCGTACGCGGCGGCCGCGCGGCACCCGACCACCCGCCTGGGCCGACTGGCGGCGGCGTCGCAACCGTCCCTTCGCGCGGCGCTGTGCGACGACTACTCGGTGCCCGAGAACGAGTTCTTCTTCGACCGCGACCCGGTGGTGTTCCTGTACGTGTTCCACTTCTACCGCAGCGGGGTGATGTGGGTGATGGAGGAGCTGTGCCCGTCCAACTTTGCGGAGGAGGTGGCCTACTGGGGCCTGCACATGAAATACGCCCAGCGGTGTTGCCGCATCTTGTTCGAGGAGAAGCAGGACGAGCTGGCCGAGTATCTCAAGATCCAGCGCGAGTTGGAAGCCGAGCTCGAGCCGGTGGAACGCGAGGAGCACTTTGAGGGGAAGTTTCTCGGCGGGCTGCGCAAGGCGATCTGGAACCTGATCGAGAACCCGTACTCGTCCATCCCGGCCAAGGTGATCGCCATCCTCTCCAGCTTCTTCGTGCTGATCTCCATCGTTGGAATGACGCTGAGCACGGTCGAAGAGATGCAGCACAAGGCGAGCAAGCGTTGCATGCAGCAGCTGGAGACGGTGTGCGCGGTGTTCTTCACGGTGGAGTACCTGATGCGGCTGGCCTCCACCTCCACCCTGCGCCAGTTCCTGCGCGCGGCCTTCAGCGCCATCGACCTGGTGGCCATCCTGCCCTTCTACGTCCAGCTGCTCTTTGAGAGCCTGGGCGAGGGCGAGGGCGGCCCCGGCGGGGACTACCAGGAGGAGCTCCACCGCATGCGCTCCGTGGGAAAGCTGGGCAAGGTGCTCAAGCTCATCAAGCTCATGCGCATCTTCCGCATCCTCAAGCTGGCCCGGCACTCCACCGGCCTCCGCGCCTTCGGCTTCACCCTCCGACAGTGCTACCAGCAGGTCTGCTGCCTCTTCCTCTTCATCGCCATGGGCGTCTTCACCTTCTCCGCTCTCATGCACTCCGTCGAGCACGACGTGCCCGGCACTAACTTCACCAGCATCCCCGACGCATGGTGGTGGGCCGCC GTGAGCCTCTCGACGGTGGGCTACGGGGACACGGTTCCGGACACGTTCCTGGGCCGCGTGGTGGCCTTCGGCTGCATCTCCTTCGGGATCATCCTCAACGGGATGCCCATCTCCATCCTCTACAACAAGTTCTCCGACTACTACGCCAAGCTCAAGTCCCACGAGGTCCAGGCCACCGGGTCCCTCAAGGCCGCCCGCGAGCTGCGCCTCAAGGAGCGCGCCTGGAGGAAGTTCACCCAGGCCTGCTGCGCCGAGTACGGCGGGCACGAAGCCCCCGGCACCCCCGCCCACACGCGCAGGCCCGAGCCCCCCAGCCCCGCCCACCGCCCCACACCCACCCCCGCACCCGTCGCCCGGCAGCCGGAGCCCGCCCCGCGCGCCCCACGCACCCCCATGGGACGCCGGCTGGACTACCCGGTCCCCCACCCGCACCACGACTACCTGGACCACCACCCGGCCCacctcaccctgctctccggacACCCCACCCCGCCCCCGCCCTACGTCTTCCCGCCCCCCGCCCTCCAGAGGCACCGCTCCCGGAAGAGGGCCGAGCACCAcgagggttaa
- the LOC134295083 gene encoding low-density lipoprotein receptor-like, whose amino-acid sequence MGRWLLPFLFFLAAAEAEGSQCANVGQFRCADGVGPCLSSGRLCDGRRDCADGSDEAEERCAFSSSFCREDEFRCSPGAECYPRAFLCDRHPDCPDGGDERGCAAQETDAPATTEKTQTEALDDLENTAHEHWVILTIVALLVLAAAVLVVSLPRPVSRDAKSLLLRFRLDQASEEELMRKEQP is encoded by the exons ATGGGGCGATGGctgctccctttcctcttctttctggcGGCAGCGGAGGCCG AGGGCTCCCAGTGCGCCAATGTGGGGCAATTCCGCTGTGCGGACGGTGTCGGGCCTTGCCTGTCCTCGGGGCGCTTGTGTGACGGGCGCCGGGACTGTGCGGACGGCTCGGACGAGGCCGAGGAGCGCtgcgccttctcctcctccttctgccgGGAGGACGAGTTCCGGTGCTCGCCGGGCGCCGAGTGCTACCCGCGGGCCTTCCTCTGCGACCGGCACCCCGACTGCCCCGACGGGGGGGACGAAAGGGGGTGCGCTGCCCAGGAGACGGACGCTCCGGCCACAACGGAAAAGACCCAGACAG AGGCCCTGGATGACCTTGAAAATACAGCGCACGAACACTGGGTGATTCTGACCATTGTTG CACTCCTGGTCTTGGCGGCTGCGGTCCTTGTGGTCAGTCTTCCGCGGCCGGTCAGTCGCGACGCCAAGTCTCTCCTGTTGAGATTCCGCCTGGATCAGGCCTCCGAGGAGGAGCTCATGAGGAAAGAGCAGCCCTGA
- the LOC134295082 gene encoding uncharacterized protein LOC134295082, whose amino-acid sequence MGQRTLHVLRGMVGREINDCNIITIIRNGSTHSARAQRHGWKGMFTLLLALYFYIIFILLLIIIMMIIPFAGHGSVPGGQLLFVLSGQARKERVLTAELHLFKLRPLDGPHPRRHHVQQVSVYQVEGRSRKKLLCSRLLSLLGSGWEVFSVTQAVRDWTSEEVDMGLAVAIEGGSLDADPTPGVRFASGRDHHPGRKPMLVLFAQDDSPTAPLPNTDPSGE is encoded by the exons atGGGTCAACGCACTCTGCACGTGCTCAGAGGCATGGTTGGGAGGGAGATAAATGattgtaatataataacaataatacggaATGGGTCAACGCACTCTGCACGTGCTCAGAGGCACGGCTGGAAGGGAATGTTtacattattattagcattatatttttatattatctttatattattattaattattattatgatgattattccCTTTGCAGGGCATGGCAGTGTCCCGGGGGGTCAGCTCTTGTTTGTCCTGTCCGGCCAGGCCAGGAAGGAGCGGGTCTTGACCGCCGAGCTCCACCTCTTCAAGCTCCGGCCGCTGGACGGGCCTCACCCACGCAGGCACCACGTCCAACAG gtGAGCGTGTACCAGGTGGAGGGCCGGTCAAGGAAGAAGCTGCTCTGCTCCCGCCTCCTCTCCCTGCTGGGCTCCGGATGGGAGGTCTTCTCTGTCACTCAAGCG GTGCGGGACTGGACGTCGGAGGAGGTGGACATGGGCCTGGCGGTGGCCATCGAGGGGGGGTCGCTGGACGCCGACCCCACCCCGGGGGTCCGCTTTGCCTCCGGGCGGGACCACCACCCCGGCCGCAAGCCCATGCTGGTCCTCTTCGCCCAGGACGACAGCCCCACCGCCCCGCTCCCCAACACAGACCCCAGCGGTGAGTGA